In one window of Amphiura filiformis unplaced genomic scaffold, Afil_fr2py scaffold_126, whole genome shotgun sequence DNA:
- the LOC140145070 gene encoding octopamine receptor beta-2R-like encodes MNASDSVEDLFLNNTTTFRLQTGAVVFQSLIIILIVFGSLCGNSLTLIAIWKYRTLQNKTSAFVANLAVADLLTCVITGPFILSSTITGDWPFSYPMCQFQGFCTLVFCATSINTLMFVAIDRYVAITDPLHYHIRVTKTLILLFLTLAWLQPAIFGFSPLLGWGQYVYIPDEYICSCGWNVQISLTITIIVLNLALPTFVTIFCYWHIFKVAREHSRKVAAITIGLSTDRKSTPQSQSQPQSQCKTSRHDDSSRRRRTETKGAKILLIVIGTFLFCWIPHTITIFCIAFTDNTCNLPPIYGSASTLLALMNSACNPVLYGILNRQMRMAYINIVCQRRLEHGLSVTSEFSHGNHGESSSQGTR; translated from the coding sequence ATGAATGCGAGTGATTCTGTAGAAGACTTATTTCTCAATAACACCACAACTTTTCGCCTACAAACAGGTGCCGTTGTTTTTCAGTCTCTCATCATCATTTTGATCGTATTTGGGAGCCTATGCGGTAATTCTCTCACACTGATAGCTATATGGAAATATAGAACACTTCAAAACAAAACATCTGCATTTGTAGCCAACCTCGCTGTTGCTGATTTACTAACATGTGTTATTACTGGGCCGTTTATATTATCAAGCACGATAACAGGAGACTGGCCATTTAGCTATCCGATGTGCCAATTCCAGGGGTTTTGCACTCTGGTCTTCTGCGCAACCAGTATCAATACCTTGATGTTTGTAGCGATTGATCGATATGTTGCAATAACGGATCCTCTACATTATCATATAAGAGTAACCAAGACACTTATATTACTATTTCTGACATTGGCGTGGCTTCAACCAGCCATATTCGGATTTTCTCCGCTACTCGGTTGGGGGCAATATGTTTACATTCCAGATGAATATATTTGTTCATGTGGCTGGAATGTTCAAATATCTTTAACTATTACTATAATAGTTCTGAATCTGGCATTGCCAACATTTGTTACGATCTTCTGTTATTGGCACATTTTTAAAGTTGCGCGTGAACATTCCCGCAAGGTGGCAGCGATCACGATAGGATTATCAACGGATAGAAAGTCAACGCCTCAGTCCCAGTCTCAACCTCAATCCCAATGTAAAACCTCGCGACACGATGATTCCTCACGACGCAGAAGAACAGAGACGAAGGGGGCTAAAATCTTATTAATCGTCATAGGAACATTTCTCTTTTGTTGGATTCCACATACTATCACGATATTTTGCATTGCTTTCACGGACAACACATGTAACTTACCACCAATTTACGGATCCGCGTCAACATTACTGGCCTTGATGAATTCAGCGTGCAATCCGGTATTATACGGCATTTTAAACCGGCAAATGAGAATGGCGTACATCAATATTGTTTGTCAACGTCGCCTTGAACATGGTCTTTCGGTCACCAGTGAATTTAGTCATGGTAATCATGGTGAATCTAGCAGTCAAGGCACTCGTTAG